In Thermococcus sp., the DNA window ATAACAAAGAGTCTCAGCGTCCTCATAGTTGACAACGAGAAGGTTTTCAACGGCTTAGTGAGGCAGATGCGCTGGCGCTTCACAGAGTTTCAGATGGCCCCCTTTGAGGAGCTGGACCTCGATGATGTTCTTAGACAGATAGATGAGGACAGGGAAAAGGTTCGCCTGGTGATGGAAGGCAAGATAAGCGCCAAGGTGAAAGATCTAGTCAAGTCCGCCCTCATGATAGTCGAGAGTCCCAACAAGGCCAGAACCATAGCCAGCTTCTTCGGTCAGCCGAGCAAGACAAGGATAGGCGATCTGGTCGCCTACGAGGTCAGTATAGGCAATATGATGCTGACGATTTTAGCCAGCGGCGGGCATATGTTCGACCTTGTGACGAACGAGGGTTACCACGGCGTCCTGATCGACGAGAGGGACGGTATTATGAATTTCATCCCGGTCTACGACACCATAAAGCGTTGCCGTGACTGCGGATATCAGTTCATTGACTGGGAGAACAAGGGTGTCTGCCCGCGCTGTGGTTCAACCAATGTGCGCGATGCCCTCGAGAACGTTAAGGCGATGCGCGAGTTAGCGCAAGAGGTGGACGAGATACTCATTGCCACCGATCCTGATACCGAAGGGGAAAAGATAGCCTGGGACATTAGGAATGTCCTCAGTCCTTACACGCCCAACATCAAGCGCATAGAGTTCCACGAGGTAACTAGGCCAGCCATAATGCGCGCCATCCAGGAGGCACGGGACGTCAACGAAGGTAGGGTAAACGCCCAGATTGTGAGGAGGATAGAGGACAGATGGATAGGCTTCGAGCTGAGTCAGGAACTTCAGCGTGTCTTCGAGAACCGCAACCTCTCAGCCGGGAGGGTTCAGACCCCTGTCCTGGGTTGGATAATAGAGCGATACAAGGAGTTCAGCGAGAGCGAAACCTATTTCCTGGGGTTAACGCTGGAGAATGGCCTTCAGTTCGCCGTTGAGATAGGTAAGGATGGGAAGAACGTTGAGCCTCCCAAATACGTAACCGTTGAGGATGTCCATCTCGAAGAGAAGGAGTTCAATCCCTCCCCACCTTACACCACCGACACCATGCTGAAGGACGCCTCGACCTTCCTGAAGCTTTCTGCACCCGAAACCATGAGATTGGCGCAGGACCTATTTGAGGCAGGATTGACGAGCTACCACCGCACGGACTCAACCCACGTCAGCAACACCGGAATAGAGATAGCAAAGGAGTACATAACCCAGGAAGTTGGTGGAGAGTACTTCAAGCCGAGGTCTTGGGGTGAGGAGGGAACACATGAGGCCATAAGACCGACTAGGCCGATAGACACCGGCCGCTTAATGCAGCTCATCCGCGATGGTGTTATCCAGCTCCCCAAGAACCTCACTAGGAACCACTACAGGCTCTATGACATGATATTCAGGAAGTTTATGACGAGCCAGATGAAGGCTGCGAAGCTCCTCATGGAGAGGGCAGTCATAGACGCGGACGTTGGAAAGGCAGAGCTTGAGGGCTACGTCGAGATAATAGATGACGGCTGGACGAAGCTCCGCTCGCCACCCTTCAGGCAACTCCCGAAGCTCGAAAAAGGAGCAAAGCTCAAAGTGGTTGAGACCAAGAAATGGAAGGCTCCCCAGGTTTCTCTCTACAGTCAGGGCGACATAATCTCCCTCATGAAGGAGAGGAAGATAGGCAGACCCTCCACTTATGCAAAGATAGTCGAAACGCTGATGAGGCGCTACTATGTCTTTGAAACGCGCGGAAGAAAGAAACTCGTGCCGACCGATCAGGGTATCAAGGTCTACCACTATCTCATAAGTAAGTACAAAGAGCTTGTCAGTGAGGAGAAGACGAGGGAACTTGAGGAAACGATGGATCTAGTGGAGAAGGGAGGGATGGATCACCAGAGTGTTCTCAGTAATCTGTACAAGGAGATAGTTGAATATCTTAGGAGGGATAGGAGAACCCAACCTGAGGGTTAGTGAGGTTTACCTCCAACTCTTGAATTTAGAATTCTCAACATCTAATTTTGTTTCACATCCTATTGCTCTCACTACGTTACATGACCTCTGACCAAGGTCGGGTACTACTGGGCACTGCGTTCTAATCGAACCTTTGCAGTCATGTTAA includes these proteins:
- the rgy gene encoding reverse gyrase, with protein sequence MKAIYREMCPNCSRRISDERLVSKNPCDECIDTPVHADSYFELVTAVKNALQVRGTLREWERVYSLEKNLRDVEAFFEKATGFTFWSAQKTWVKRLLKGRSFSIIAPTGMGKSTFGAFMAVWHATKGKKSYIVVPTTPLVVQTVRKIQAISERAGAEINLAYYHGNLRKKEKEEMLAKITGEDYDILVTSAQWMARKFDEVLKGRHFDFIFVDDVDAFLKASKNIDRSLYLLGFNDEVIQKAWGIIKLKRQMSKYLNGRAQDREERLKELNAEISKLQREIEEFKSKNNIGIMIIASATGSARGDRIKLYRELLGFEVGSGRSALRNVVDSYIKPTKKVEEHVEELLTMLGRGGIIFTPTDQGLGYAEELVNYLRERGFRVELVSSKNRKAIERFENGEADYLVGSATYYGSLVRGLDLPHLIRYAVFTGVPKFRFSIDLERPTIYRSLGLLSEIMDFLSDEDRKTAEKLHARLRRLIRNIPQFELMKIEEALAEGLPIEDEFHNHVLDIFRELVGFLRKALCDEEVLRKLAEDPFVSLTEDGGKWYIEIPDVRTYIQATGRTSRLFAGGITKSLSVLIVDNEKVFNGLVRQMRWRFTEFQMAPFEELDLDDVLRQIDEDREKVRLVMEGKISAKVKDLVKSALMIVESPNKARTIASFFGQPSKTRIGDLVAYEVSIGNMMLTILASGGHMFDLVTNEGYHGVLIDERDGIMNFIPVYDTIKRCRDCGYQFIDWENKGVCPRCGSTNVRDALENVKAMRELAQEVDEILIATDPDTEGEKIAWDIRNVLSPYTPNIKRIEFHEVTRPAIMRAIQEARDVNEGRVNAQIVRRIEDRWIGFELSQELQRVFENRNLSAGRVQTPVLGWIIERYKEFSESETYFLGLTLENGLQFAVEIGKDGKNVEPPKYVTVEDVHLEEKEFNPSPPYTTDTMLKDASTFLKLSAPETMRLAQDLFEAGLTSYHRTDSTHVSNTGIEIAKEYITQEVGGEYFKPRSWGEEGTHEAIRPTRPIDTGRLMQLIRDGVIQLPKNLTRNHYRLYDMIFRKFMTSQMKAAKLLMERAVIDADVGKAELEGYVEIIDDGWTKLRSPPFRQLPKLEKGAKLKVVETKKWKAPQVSLYSQGDIISLMKERKIGRPSTYAKIVETLMRRYYVFETRGRKKLVPTDQGIKVYHYLISKYKELVSEEKTRELEETMDLVEKGGMDHQSVLSNLYKEIVEYLRRDRRTQPEG